The sequence below is a genomic window from Massilia oculi.
GGATGTGGCCGGCCCAGGTGCCGTCACGCAGGCGCTCCAGGAAGCCGCCGCGGTAGCCGACGCCGCAATGGTGCTCGACCAGCCCGGGCAGCCAGGCGGTCAGGCGCTCGGTGAAGCCGGGAAGAAGGTTCGAGGGATAGTCTTCCAGCTCGCCGATGTCGAGCCAGGCCTCGAGTACCGGACGGTAGGTCCAGATATTCGGTCCGCGCAGATAGCTCACGCGCAGGAATTTGATGTCATTCTTCTTGGTCATGTAATCACTTTTGCCGCCTGACGCCTCTCTCGCGCTGGCGACTTGTCCTTGTCTGCCCGACTTTCAAAACGGTGCCGAAAGCGGCCATGTACACACCAACTCATGTACACTTGCCGGCCTGCTGCGCCGCAACATTCCTACTAACACGTTTCTCGTGTCATCCAAACGATACGCACAAACGTTCTAGCGCTCTGTGGAGCGTTTCACGCAACGGCGTAACGACGGTCCTCGTGCAACGCCGGTCCGGCGCCATGTCCACCCTTAGAGAACAAAAGCCTGTTATCGGGCGCAATACATGACAACTCAACAACCTGCTATTCCATCGTCGCTTGCGATAGCCGCCAGTTCTGTTCCTGAACAGTGGCAAAGTGACGTCGCGAAACAGCTTGCACCAGGGGAAAACGTTTTAAGCAGCGTGGAGGTTGACCTCGACGCGAAATTACATTTCTCGAAAGGCCTGGTGCTGGTGACGAATCGCCGCCTGCTGGCGCGCGCGCCGGGCGAGACCGTCTGGCGCGACTGGCCGCACCGCGCGGGCACCATGCTGCGCCACCATGACCACGCCGGCGTCGGCCATCTCGAGCTGGTCGACGAAGGCGGGCTGCTGGCCGCCTGGCGCTTCACGCTGGGCCAGAACCTGCACGCGATCCGTGTCGCCGACGGATTCCGCGACCAGGTCCACAGCGTGGCCACGGGCGTGCCCGTGCAGCCACCCGACCAGCACACTTGTCCAAGTTGCAAGGCTCCGCTCGAGCCGGACCAGGAAGACTGCCCGATCTGCGAGAAAGTGCTGCACACGCCGCCGTCGACCTGGACCCTGTTCCGCCTGTGGCGCTTCGCCCAGCCCTATAAAGGGCAATTATTACTGGGATTCTTGCTGATGCTGGGCTCGACCGGCGCGCACATGATTCCGCCCTACCTGACGATGCCGCTGCTGGACAATGTGCTGATCCCGTACCAGAACGGGCAGCAAATCGATACCAATCTGGTCTATATGTATATGGGCGGCCTGTTCGCGGCCGCGCTGCTGGCCTGGCTGCTGGGCTGGGCCAAGACCTATGTGCTGGCGCTGGCCTCCGAGCGCATCGGCGCCGACCTGCGCTCGACCACCTATGAACACCTGATGCGCCTGTCGCTGGAATTCTTCGGCGGCAAGCGCACCGGCGACCTGATGGCGCGGATCGGCAGCGGTTCGGACCGGATTTGCGTCTTCCTGTCGCTGCACTTGCTCGACTTCCTGTCGGACGTGCTGATGATCGTGATGACGGGCATTATTTTGTTCACGATTAATCCCTGGCTGGCCGTGGTGACCCTGCTGCCGCTGCCATTCATTGCCTGGATGATCCACATCGTGCGCGACAAGCTGCGCACCGGCTTCGAGAAAATCGACCGCGTCTGGGGCGAGGTGACCAATGTGCTGGCCGACACCATCCCCGGCATCCGGGTGGTGAAGGCCTTCGCCCAGGAAAAGCGAGAAGCAGCCCGCTTCCGCGAAGCCAACAAGCACAACCTCGCGGTCAATGACAAGCTGAACCGGGTGTGGTCGCTGTTCTCGCCCACCGTGTCGTTCCTGACCGAACTGGGCTTGCTCGTGATCTGGTGCTTCGGCATCTGGCAGGTGTCGCGGGGCGACATCACGGTCGGCACGCTGTC
It includes:
- a CDS encoding cyanophycin metabolism-associated ABC transporter — encoded protein: MTTQQPAIPSSLAIAASSVPEQWQSDVAKQLAPGENVLSSVEVDLDAKLHFSKGLVLVTNRRLLARAPGETVWRDWPHRAGTMLRHHDHAGVGHLELVDEGGLLAAWRFTLGQNLHAIRVADGFRDQVHSVATGVPVQPPDQHTCPSCKAPLEPDQEDCPICEKVLHTPPSTWTLFRLWRFAQPYKGQLLLGFLLMLGSTGAHMIPPYLTMPLLDNVLIPYQNGQQIDTNLVYMYMGGLFAAALLAWLLGWAKTYVLALASERIGADLRSTTYEHLMRLSLEFFGGKRTGDLMARIGSGSDRICVFLSLHLLDFLSDVLMIVMTGIILFTINPWLAVVTLLPLPFIAWMIHIVRDKLRTGFEKIDRVWGEVTNVLADTIPGIRVVKAFAQEKREAARFREANKHNLAVNDKLNRVWSLFSPTVSFLTELGLLVIWCFGIWQVSRGDITVGTLSAFIAYSGRFYVRLDSMSRIVSVTQKSASAAKRIFDILDHVSSVPDPVNPVKVDKIEGNIELREVGFRYGNRAVNRGISLKIKAGEMVGLVGHSGSGKSTLVNLICRFYDVAEGAILLDGQDIRSFAVADYRRHIGLVLQEPFLFFGTIADNIAYGKPNATREEIIASARAAHAHEFILRLPQGYDSMVGERGQGLSGGERQRISIARALLIDPPILILDEATSSVDSETEKEIQKALDNLVQGRTTIAIAHRLSTLHRADRLVVLDRGVVVEEGSHDELMAREGAYHRLYEAQARNVDQDLDDKDA